In a genomic window of Phragmites australis chromosome 14, lpPhrAust1.1, whole genome shotgun sequence:
- the LOC133890675 gene encoding zinc finger A20 and AN1 domain-containing stress-associated protein 9-like isoform X2, which yields MAQESWKQESHAPDAPILCINNCGFFGNSMTNNMCSKCYRDFIKLMETDAPVVEKKVIAAASSSMTPFETAKRGDAPAAIAIAAVEEMQAAQEPPKPPSNRCLTCRKKVGLTGFQCRCGGTFCSMHRYTDSHKCTFDYKKVAEEQIAKQNPVVIAEKINKI from the coding sequence ATGGCACAAGAGAGCTGGAAGCAGGAGTCCCACGCCCCTGATGCCCCAATATTGTGCATAAACAACTGTGGTTTCTTCGGCAACAGCATGACAAACAATATGTGCTCGAAGTGCTACAGAGACTTCATTAAGTTGATGGAAACGGATGCCCCTGTGGTGGAGAAGAAGGTGATTGCggcagcctcttcttccatGACACCATTTGAGACAGCGAAGCGAGGTGATGCGCCCGCAGCCATTGCCATTGCAGCTGTGGAGGAGATGCAGGCAGCACAGGAGCCTCCAAAGCCACCCAGCAACAGATGCCTGACCTGTCGCAAGAAGGTCGGGTTGACTGGTTTCCAGTGCCGCTGTGGCGGAACCTTCTGCTCCATGCACCGCTACACCGATTCCCACAAGTGCACCTTCGACTACAAGAAGGTGGCCGAGGAGCAGATCGCCAAGCAGAACCCTGTTGTGATAGCTGAGAAGATCAACAAGATCTGA